One window of the Equus caballus isolate H_3958 breed thoroughbred chromosome 2, TB-T2T, whole genome shotgun sequence genome contains the following:
- the PRSS51 gene encoding serine protease-like protein 51 isoform X2, producing the protein MLRKIQKKLRVATDLPFQLQHRYNFTNYLRFRKASSHGKLEMALGNVTVVMGIRTFSDVHLERKRVQKIIIHKDYKPSHLDSDLSLLLLATPIQFTNFKMPVCLQEKERIWDRCWMAEWVTDAYDEYDNLNTYLQKLRLVQINRRECSKRVDQLSSNMLCAWKEPGTQGTSQGDSGAPLICTMHGTQRLFQVGVFSWGIRSGFKGRPGMFVSVAQFVPWIQEETQKEGKAYTISGARRSSLPHVLQYPLLLGLGSQMLLTTVFTGDKSNH; encoded by the exons ATGCTCAGGAAGATCCAG aaaaagCTCCGTGTGGCTACAGACCTGCCTTTTCAACTTCAACATCGTTACAATTTCACGAACTATTTGAGGTTCAGGAAGGCGAGTTCCCATGGCAA ATTAGAAATGGCATTGGGAAATGTCACTGTGGTCATGGGGATCAGAACATTCAGCGATGTCCACTTGGAAAGAAAGCGAGTGCAGAAGATAATTATTCACAAAGACTATAAGCCGTCCCACCTTGACAGCGacctctccctgctcctgctgGCCACACCAATACAATTCACTAACTTCAAAATGCCCGTCTGCCTGCAGGAGAAAGAGAGGATCTGGGACCGGTGTTGGATGGCAGAGTGGGTGACTGATGCATATG ATGAATATGACAACTTAAACACGTACCTGCAGAAGCTGAGATTGGTGCAGATTAACCGGAGAGAATGCAGCAAGAGGGTAGACCAGCTCTCCAGCAACATGCTTTGTGCCTGGAAGGAACCAGGCACCCAAGGCACTTCCCAG ggAGACAGTGGGGCACCTCTGATCTGTACTATGCATGGAACCCAGAGGCTCTTCCAAGTGGGTGTCTTCAGTTGGGGCATAAGATCCGGCTTCAAGGGGAGGCCTGGGATGTTTGTGTCTGTGGCTCAATTTGTTCCATGGATCCAGGAAGAGACACAAAAGGAGGGGAAAGCCTATACCATTTCGGGAGCCCGAAGAAGTTCCCTGCCTCATGTTCTGCAGTACCCCTTATTGCTAGGCTTGGGGTCTCAGATGCTGCTTACCACCGTGTTTACTGGTGATAAATCAAATCACTAA
- the PRSS51 gene encoding serine protease-like protein 51 isoform X1 translates to MLQLLIPLLMALKGHAQEDPEKAPCGYRPAFSTSTSLQFHELFEVQEGEFPWQVSIQNSRKHLCGGSIIHRWWVLTAAHCFPRTLLEMALGNVTVVMGIRTFSDVHLERKRVQKIIIHKDYKPSHLDSDLSLLLLATPIQFTNFKMPVCLQEKERIWDRCWMAEWVTDAYDEYDNLNTYLQKLRLVQINRRECSKRVDQLSSNMLCAWKEPGTQGTSQGDSGAPLICTMHGTQRLFQVGVFSWGIRSGFKGRPGMFVSVAQFVPWIQEETQKEGKAYTISGARRSSLPHVLQYPLLLGLGSQMLLTTVFTGDKSNH, encoded by the exons GCTCATGGCGCTCAAGGGACATGCTCAGGAAGATCCAG aaaaagCTCCGTGTGGCTACAGACCTGCCTTTTCAACTTCAACATCGTTACAATTTCACGAACTATTTGAGGTTCAGGAAGGCGAGTTCCCATGGCAAGTGAGTATCCAGAACTCTCGGAAACACCTCTGTGGAGGCTCAATCATACATCGGTGGTGGGTTCTAACAGCTGCACATTGCTTCCCAAGAACCCT ATTAGAAATGGCATTGGGAAATGTCACTGTGGTCATGGGGATCAGAACATTCAGCGATGTCCACTTGGAAAGAAAGCGAGTGCAGAAGATAATTATTCACAAAGACTATAAGCCGTCCCACCTTGACAGCGacctctccctgctcctgctgGCCACACCAATACAATTCACTAACTTCAAAATGCCCGTCTGCCTGCAGGAGAAAGAGAGGATCTGGGACCGGTGTTGGATGGCAGAGTGGGTGACTGATGCATATG ATGAATATGACAACTTAAACACGTACCTGCAGAAGCTGAGATTGGTGCAGATTAACCGGAGAGAATGCAGCAAGAGGGTAGACCAGCTCTCCAGCAACATGCTTTGTGCCTGGAAGGAACCAGGCACCCAAGGCACTTCCCAG ggAGACAGTGGGGCACCTCTGATCTGTACTATGCATGGAACCCAGAGGCTCTTCCAAGTGGGTGTCTTCAGTTGGGGCATAAGATCCGGCTTCAAGGGGAGGCCTGGGATGTTTGTGTCTGTGGCTCAATTTGTTCCATGGATCCAGGAAGAGACACAAAAGGAGGGGAAAGCCTATACCATTTCGGGAGCCCGAAGAAGTTCCCTGCCTCATGTTCTGCAGTACCCCTTATTGCTAGGCTTGGGGTCTCAGATGCTGCTTACCACCGTGTTTACTGGTGATAAATCAAATCACTAA
- the LOC106782834 gene encoding serine protease 52 isoform X5: protein MKGWKDGRAALLLPVALLLPWACSCLALTCGRNMWDKSEKSEALGIIGGEPADIVDFPWHVSILDQGRHLCGGSILSEWWVLTASHCFINKNKSTLEVKHGQGFFNTKNLRKMQVDKLITHPYFDSWLLDNDIALLLLKSPLNLSASEAPICLSEVTDIQRWRNCWVTGWDIAAPMQGVNAELHKVNTELVKWNMCSEVMSMLTKNMLCAGNPQGGKDACQKEQNGLTESGFEVKRPGKDWKNSEKQQKCLEAKWIAKPFHGASK from the exons atgaaaggatggaaggatggaagagcAGCACTCCTGCTGCCGGTTGccctgctgctgccctgggcATGCAGCTGCCTGGCAC tgACATGTGGCCGAAACATGTGGGACAAATCTGAGAAGTCAGAAGCTTTGGGAATCATAGGTGGGGAACCTGCAGACATTGTAGATTTCCCATGGCATGTGAGTATTCTTGACCAAGGGCGACATCTCTGTGGAGGATCGATCCTCAGTGAGTGGTGGGTTCTAACTGCGTCCCATTGCttcataaacaaaaataa aTCTACCTTGGAGGTCAAACACGGTCAAGGATTCTTTAACACCAAGAACTTGAGGAAGATGCAAGTGGACAAGCTAATTACTCACCCTTATTTTGACAGCTGGCTCTTGGATAATGACATCGCTCTCCTCTTGCTCAAATCCCCACTCAACTTGAGTGCCAGTGAAGCACCCATCTGCCTTTCAGAGGTCACTGACATACAGAGGTGGAGAAACTGCTGGGTGACTGGATGGGACATTGCTG CTCCAATGCAAGGTGTGAATGCAGAGCTGCATAAAGTCAACACTGAGCTGGTCAAATGGAACATGTGCTCTGAAGTGATGTCTATGCTCACCAAGAACATGCTGTGTGCTGGGAATCCTCAAGGTGGGAAGGACGCCTGCCAG aaagaacaaaatgggCTGACTGAAAGTGGATTTGAAGTAAAAAGGCCAGGGAAAGATTGGAAGAAttctgaaaaacaacaaaagtgCTTAGAGGCAAAATGGATTGCAAAACCATTCCATGGTGCATCAAAATGA
- the PRSS51 gene encoding serine protease-like protein 51 isoform X3, translating into MLRKIQKKLRVATDLPFQLQHRYNFTNYLRFRKASSHGKLEMALGNVTVVMGIRTFSDVHLERKRVQKIIIHKDYKPSHLDSDLSLLLLATPIQFTNFKMPVCLQEKERIWDRCWMAEWVTDAYDEYDNLNTYLQKLRLVQINRRECSKRVDQLSSNMLCAWKEPGTQGTSQVLSEHGYGLITTDIREGQTFYYTEDYHQQYLSKNPDGYCGLGGTGASCLLGICYGPKIHILEP; encoded by the exons ATGCTCAGGAAGATCCAG aaaaagCTCCGTGTGGCTACAGACCTGCCTTTTCAACTTCAACATCGTTACAATTTCACGAACTATTTGAGGTTCAGGAAGGCGAGTTCCCATGGCAA ATTAGAAATGGCATTGGGAAATGTCACTGTGGTCATGGGGATCAGAACATTCAGCGATGTCCACTTGGAAAGAAAGCGAGTGCAGAAGATAATTATTCACAAAGACTATAAGCCGTCCCACCTTGACAGCGacctctccctgctcctgctgGCCACACCAATACAATTCACTAACTTCAAAATGCCCGTCTGCCTGCAGGAGAAAGAGAGGATCTGGGACCGGTGTTGGATGGCAGAGTGGGTGACTGATGCATATG ATGAATATGACAACTTAAACACGTACCTGCAGAAGCTGAGATTGGTGCAGATTAACCGGAGAGAATGCAGCAAGAGGGTAGACCAGCTCTCCAGCAACATGCTTTGTGCCTGGAAGGAACCAGGCACCCAAGGCACTTCCCAG GTTCTTTCAGAGCACGGCTATGGCCTGATCACGACCGACATCCGGGAGGGACAAACTTTCTACTACACCGAGGATTACCACCAGCAGTACCTGAGCAAGAATCCCGACGGGTACTGCGGCCTCGGGGGCACCGGAGCGTCCTGTCTGCTGGGTATTTGTTATGgacccaaaattcatatattggaGCCCTAG
- the LOC106782834 gene encoding serine protease 52 isoform X3, with the protein MKGWKDGRAALLLPVALLLPWACSCLALTCGRNMWDKSEKSEALGIIGGEPADIVDFPWHVSILDQGRHLCGGSILSEWWVLTASHCFINKNKSTLEVKHGQGFFNTKNLRKMQVDKLITHPYFDSWLLDNDIALLLLKSPLNLSASEAPICLSEVTDIQRWRNCWVTGWDIAAPMQGVNAELHKVNTELVKWNMCSEVMSMLTKNMLCAGNPQGGKDACQGDSGGPLVCQKKHNNSLWYQLGIVSWGVGCGQEQLPGVYTKVSNYLLWINTETSLSGKPYRHEPDSGHSLLLSSWAISLLYFVVLLLCP; encoded by the exons atgaaaggatggaaggatggaagagcAGCACTCCTGCTGCCGGTTGccctgctgctgccctgggcATGCAGCTGCCTGGCAC tgACATGTGGCCGAAACATGTGGGACAAATCTGAGAAGTCAGAAGCTTTGGGAATCATAGGTGGGGAACCTGCAGACATTGTAGATTTCCCATGGCATGTGAGTATTCTTGACCAAGGGCGACATCTCTGTGGAGGATCGATCCTCAGTGAGTGGTGGGTTCTAACTGCGTCCCATTGCttcataaacaaaaataa aTCTACCTTGGAGGTCAAACACGGTCAAGGATTCTTTAACACCAAGAACTTGAGGAAGATGCAAGTGGACAAGCTAATTACTCACCCTTATTTTGACAGCTGGCTCTTGGATAATGACATCGCTCTCCTCTTGCTCAAATCCCCACTCAACTTGAGTGCCAGTGAAGCACCCATCTGCCTTTCAGAGGTCACTGACATACAGAGGTGGAGAAACTGCTGGGTGACTGGATGGGACATTGCTG CTCCAATGCAAGGTGTGAATGCAGAGCTGCATAAAGTCAACACTGAGCTGGTCAAATGGAACATGTGCTCTGAAGTGATGTCTATGCTCACCAAGAACATGCTGTGTGCTGGGAATCCTCAAGGTGGGAAGGACGCCTGCCAG GGTGACAGTGGGGGGCCTCTGGTTTGCCAGAAAAAACACAACAACAGCCTATGGTACCAGCTGGGCATTGTCAGCTGGGGAGTGGGCTGTGGCCAGGAGCAACTGCCTGGAGTGTACACGAAGGTGTCTAATTATCTGTTATGGATTAACACAGAGACCTCACTGTCAGGAAAGCCCTACAGGCACGAG
- the LOC106782834 gene encoding serine protease 52 isoform X4, with protein MKGWKDGRAALLLPVALLLPWACSCLALTCGRNMWDKSEKSEALGIIGGEPADIVDFPWHVSILDQGRHLCGGSILSEWWVLTASHCFINKNNWLLDNDIALLLLKSPLNLSASEAPICLSEVTDIQRWRNCWVTGWDIAAPMQGVNAELHKVNTELVKWNMCSEVMSMLTKNMLCAGNPQGGKDACQGDSGGPLVCQKKHNNSLWYQLGIVSWGVGCGQEQLPGVYTKVSNYLLWINTETSLSGKPYRHEPDSGHSLLLSSWAISLLYFVVLLLCP; from the exons atgaaaggatggaaggatggaagagcAGCACTCCTGCTGCCGGTTGccctgctgctgccctgggcATGCAGCTGCCTGGCAC tgACATGTGGCCGAAACATGTGGGACAAATCTGAGAAGTCAGAAGCTTTGGGAATCATAGGTGGGGAACCTGCAGACATTGTAGATTTCCCATGGCATGTGAGTATTCTTGACCAAGGGCGACATCTCTGTGGAGGATCGATCCTCAGTGAGTGGTGGGTTCTAACTGCGTCCCATTGCttcataaacaaaaataa CTGGCTCTTGGATAATGACATCGCTCTCCTCTTGCTCAAATCCCCACTCAACTTGAGTGCCAGTGAAGCACCCATCTGCCTTTCAGAGGTCACTGACATACAGAGGTGGAGAAACTGCTGGGTGACTGGATGGGACATTGCTG CTCCAATGCAAGGTGTGAATGCAGAGCTGCATAAAGTCAACACTGAGCTGGTCAAATGGAACATGTGCTCTGAAGTGATGTCTATGCTCACCAAGAACATGCTGTGTGCTGGGAATCCTCAAGGTGGGAAGGACGCCTGCCAG GGTGACAGTGGGGGGCCTCTGGTTTGCCAGAAAAAACACAACAACAGCCTATGGTACCAGCTGGGCATTGTCAGCTGGGGAGTGGGCTGTGGCCAGGAGCAACTGCCTGGAGTGTACACGAAGGTGTCTAATTATCTGTTATGGATTAACACAGAGACCTCACTGTCAGGAAAGCCCTACAGGCACGAG
- the LOC106782834 gene encoding serine protease 52 isoform X2: protein MKGWKDGRAALLLPVALLLPWACSCLALTCGRNMWDKSEKSEALGIIGGEPADIVDFPWHVSILDQGRHLCGGSILSEWWVLTASHCFINKNNWLLDNDIALLLLKSPLNLSASEAPICLSEVTDIQRWRNCWVTGWDIAAPMQGVNAELHKVNTELVKWNMCSEVMSMLTKNMLCAGNPQGGKDACQVMELVLCLERGCHRGLAHGSRIIGSPLPPLYKLPKAAATNDHRQGELKQQKHILSQSPEVQTHGISRAMLRLEALAEDPSLPFLASHPCRQSVASLGLCLHHSNLCLSLHMDFSPVCVSLLFSFLIRISVIGLGPTLIQ, encoded by the exons atgaaaggatggaaggatggaagagcAGCACTCCTGCTGCCGGTTGccctgctgctgccctgggcATGCAGCTGCCTGGCAC tgACATGTGGCCGAAACATGTGGGACAAATCTGAGAAGTCAGAAGCTTTGGGAATCATAGGTGGGGAACCTGCAGACATTGTAGATTTCCCATGGCATGTGAGTATTCTTGACCAAGGGCGACATCTCTGTGGAGGATCGATCCTCAGTGAGTGGTGGGTTCTAACTGCGTCCCATTGCttcataaacaaaaataa CTGGCTCTTGGATAATGACATCGCTCTCCTCTTGCTCAAATCCCCACTCAACTTGAGTGCCAGTGAAGCACCCATCTGCCTTTCAGAGGTCACTGACATACAGAGGTGGAGAAACTGCTGGGTGACTGGATGGGACATTGCTG CTCCAATGCAAGGTGTGAATGCAGAGCTGCATAAAGTCAACACTGAGCTGGTCAAATGGAACATGTGCTCTGAAGTGATGTCTATGCTCACCAAGAACATGCTGTGTGCTGGGAATCCTCAAGGTGGGAAGGACGCCTGCCAGGTAATGGAGCTTGTCCTTTGCTTGGAGAGGGGCTGCCACAGAGGGCTGGCCCACGGTTCCAGGATAATtggctcccctcttcctcctctgtatAAGTTACCTAAGGCTGCTGCAACAAATGACCACAGACAGGGtgaattaaaacaacagaaacatattCTCTCACAGAGTCCAGAAGTCCAAACTCACGGcatcagcagggccatgctcagGCTGGAGGCTCTGGCGGAGGATCCTTCCCTACCTTTTCTGGCTTCTCATCCTTGCCGACAATCCGTGGCATCCCTTGGTTTGTgtctgcatcactccaatctctgcctcagtCTTCACATGGACTTCTCCCCTGTGTGCgtgtctcttctgttttcttttcttataaggattTCAGTCATTggcttagggcccaccctaatccagtaa
- the LOC106782834 gene encoding serine protease 52 isoform X7, which produces MKGWKDGRAALLLPVALLLPWACSCLALTCGRNMWDKSEKSEALGIIGGEPADIVDFPWHVSILDQGRHLCGGSILSEWWVLTASHCFINKNKSTLEVKHGQGFFNTKNLRKMQVDKLITHPYFDSWLLDNDIALLLLKSPLNLSASEAPICLSEVTDIQRWRNCWVTGWDIAAPMQGVNAELHKVNTELVKWNMCSEVMSMLTKNMLCAGNPQGGKDACQFLQNEQMKE; this is translated from the exons atgaaaggatggaaggatggaagagcAGCACTCCTGCTGCCGGTTGccctgctgctgccctgggcATGCAGCTGCCTGGCAC tgACATGTGGCCGAAACATGTGGGACAAATCTGAGAAGTCAGAAGCTTTGGGAATCATAGGTGGGGAACCTGCAGACATTGTAGATTTCCCATGGCATGTGAGTATTCTTGACCAAGGGCGACATCTCTGTGGAGGATCGATCCTCAGTGAGTGGTGGGTTCTAACTGCGTCCCATTGCttcataaacaaaaataa aTCTACCTTGGAGGTCAAACACGGTCAAGGATTCTTTAACACCAAGAACTTGAGGAAGATGCAAGTGGACAAGCTAATTACTCACCCTTATTTTGACAGCTGGCTCTTGGATAATGACATCGCTCTCCTCTTGCTCAAATCCCCACTCAACTTGAGTGCCAGTGAAGCACCCATCTGCCTTTCAGAGGTCACTGACATACAGAGGTGGAGAAACTGCTGGGTGACTGGATGGGACATTGCTG CTCCAATGCAAGGTGTGAATGCAGAGCTGCATAAAGTCAACACTGAGCTGGTCAAATGGAACATGTGCTCTGAAGTGATGTCTATGCTCACCAAGAACATGCTGTGTGCTGGGAATCCTCAAGGTGGGAAGGACGCCTGCCAG
- the LOC106782834 gene encoding serine protease 52 isoform X6 produces MKGWKDGRAALLLPVALLLPWACSCLALTCGRNMWDKSEKSEALGIIGGEPADIVDFPWHVSILDQGRHLCGGSILSEWWVLTASHCFINKNNWLLDNDIALLLLKSPLNLSASEAPICLSEVTDIQRWRNCWVTGWDIAAPMQGVNAELHKVNTELVKWNMCSEVMSMLTKNMLCAGNPQGGKDACQKEQNGLTESGFEVKRPGKDWKNSEKQQKCLEAKWIAKPFHGASK; encoded by the exons atgaaaggatggaaggatggaagagcAGCACTCCTGCTGCCGGTTGccctgctgctgccctgggcATGCAGCTGCCTGGCAC tgACATGTGGCCGAAACATGTGGGACAAATCTGAGAAGTCAGAAGCTTTGGGAATCATAGGTGGGGAACCTGCAGACATTGTAGATTTCCCATGGCATGTGAGTATTCTTGACCAAGGGCGACATCTCTGTGGAGGATCGATCCTCAGTGAGTGGTGGGTTCTAACTGCGTCCCATTGCttcataaacaaaaataa CTGGCTCTTGGATAATGACATCGCTCTCCTCTTGCTCAAATCCCCACTCAACTTGAGTGCCAGTGAAGCACCCATCTGCCTTTCAGAGGTCACTGACATACAGAGGTGGAGAAACTGCTGGGTGACTGGATGGGACATTGCTG CTCCAATGCAAGGTGTGAATGCAGAGCTGCATAAAGTCAACACTGAGCTGGTCAAATGGAACATGTGCTCTGAAGTGATGTCTATGCTCACCAAGAACATGCTGTGTGCTGGGAATCCTCAAGGTGGGAAGGACGCCTGCCAG aaagaacaaaatgggCTGACTGAAAGTGGATTTGAAGTAAAAAGGCCAGGGAAAGATTGGAAGAAttctgaaaaacaacaaaagtgCTTAGAGGCAAAATGGATTGCAAAACCATTCCATGGTGCATCAAAATGA
- the LOC106782834 gene encoding serine protease 52 isoform X1 — protein sequence MKGWKDGRAALLLPVALLLPWACSCLALTCGRNMWDKSEKSEALGIIGGEPADIVDFPWHVSILDQGRHLCGGSILSEWWVLTASHCFINKNKSTLEVKHGQGFFNTKNLRKMQVDKLITHPYFDSWLLDNDIALLLLKSPLNLSASEAPICLSEVTDIQRWRNCWVTGWDIAAPMQGVNAELHKVNTELVKWNMCSEVMSMLTKNMLCAGNPQGGKDACQVMELVLCLERGCHRGLAHGSRIIGSPLPPLYKLPKAAATNDHRQGELKQQKHILSQSPEVQTHGISRAMLRLEALAEDPSLPFLASHPCRQSVASLGLCLHHSNLCLSLHMDFSPVCVSLLFSFLIRISVIGLGPTLIQ from the exons atgaaaggatggaaggatggaagagcAGCACTCCTGCTGCCGGTTGccctgctgctgccctgggcATGCAGCTGCCTGGCAC tgACATGTGGCCGAAACATGTGGGACAAATCTGAGAAGTCAGAAGCTTTGGGAATCATAGGTGGGGAACCTGCAGACATTGTAGATTTCCCATGGCATGTGAGTATTCTTGACCAAGGGCGACATCTCTGTGGAGGATCGATCCTCAGTGAGTGGTGGGTTCTAACTGCGTCCCATTGCttcataaacaaaaataa aTCTACCTTGGAGGTCAAACACGGTCAAGGATTCTTTAACACCAAGAACTTGAGGAAGATGCAAGTGGACAAGCTAATTACTCACCCTTATTTTGACAGCTGGCTCTTGGATAATGACATCGCTCTCCTCTTGCTCAAATCCCCACTCAACTTGAGTGCCAGTGAAGCACCCATCTGCCTTTCAGAGGTCACTGACATACAGAGGTGGAGAAACTGCTGGGTGACTGGATGGGACATTGCTG CTCCAATGCAAGGTGTGAATGCAGAGCTGCATAAAGTCAACACTGAGCTGGTCAAATGGAACATGTGCTCTGAAGTGATGTCTATGCTCACCAAGAACATGCTGTGTGCTGGGAATCCTCAAGGTGGGAAGGACGCCTGCCAGGTAATGGAGCTTGTCCTTTGCTTGGAGAGGGGCTGCCACAGAGGGCTGGCCCACGGTTCCAGGATAATtggctcccctcttcctcctctgtatAAGTTACCTAAGGCTGCTGCAACAAATGACCACAGACAGGGtgaattaaaacaacagaaacatattCTCTCACAGAGTCCAGAAGTCCAAACTCACGGcatcagcagggccatgctcagGCTGGAGGCTCTGGCGGAGGATCCTTCCCTACCTTTTCTGGCTTCTCATCCTTGCCGACAATCCGTGGCATCCCTTGGTTTGTgtctgcatcactccaatctctgcctcagtCTTCACATGGACTTCTCCCCTGTGTGCgtgtctcttctgttttcttttcttataaggattTCAGTCATTggcttagggcccaccctaatccagtaa